In the genome of Pontibacter actiniarum, the window ACAGTGCCACTCCGTCTTCAGAAATGTGCGGGCGATTCTGGAGGATGCCGGCTCCGGTTGGGCGAACCTGATCGACGTTACTGTTTTCCTGACCAACATGAAAGACGACTTCGCAACCTACAACCGCATCTATGCGGAGTATTTTAAAGACAACCAGCCCTGCCGCACCACTGTAGAGGTAAACAGCTTGCCTACACCCATTGCCATCGAGTTAAAATGTATTGCCACCATTGGCGATTAAAGTATAGCCATCATATTCCGTGAGCGAAAGCAGAGAGAATTTATACCTGGGCAGGGCTTCCCGCTTTGCCGAACAAGAGAAAAAAGCAGCCGCCAAGTCAGGAGCCGTTTCGTGGCTGCGCGTGGCCGTGTTTATTGCTGGAGCAGGCCTGGCCTACTACTTCTTCAGCACCGACAGCAACACCGCCGGAGCTGCCGCCATTCTGTTCTTTTACCTGGTGTTCATACTTGTCATGCGCTGGCACAGCCGCTTGGACTTTACTTACCAGCAACTGCGCCTGCTGCGGCTGGTGAATGAGCAGGAGGTAGAGCGGCTACAGGGCAAGCTGGGCCGGTTCGATAGCGGGCAGGAGTTCGTAGACGACCACCATCCCTACAGTTCGGACCTTGATATTTTTGGGCAGAATTCGCTGTTTCAGCTGCTTAACCGCTCTGTAACCAGCGTGGGGAAGGAGAAGCTAGCCTCCTGGCTACGGCAGGCTGCAGCGCCACAGGAGGTGCTGCAACGGCAACAGGCGGCGGCAGAGCTGTCTGCGGATGACCGGCTGGA includes:
- a CDS encoding RidA family protein, with amino-acid sequence MANEKELLNSNKAPEPVGLYPHARRVGHLLFLSGVGPRERGTKKIPGVELDEQGNILSYDIEAQCHSVFRNVRAILEDAGSGWANLIDVTVFLTNMKDDFATYNRIYAEYFKDNQPCRTTVEVNSLPTPIAIELKCIATIGD